One Ranitomeya imitator isolate aRanImi1 chromosome 1, aRanImi1.pri, whole genome shotgun sequence DNA window includes the following coding sequences:
- the LOC138638785 gene encoding CD48 antigen-like isoform X4: MNVEILLTALILFPLGGEANIPVHHPALLHGSVSISYPPSQKMGTIKIITWRFVENETRITIIDTTERPYYIYPSQFRNRVLMSEDLYTMTIMDLTKEDGGIYTIDITDTNGRTDFYSFNVTIFEPAPRPTIATHVKEGTREQCNITLHCSVPSHTSDLSYTWKYKPQNSTYQLYGDGSTIQISLSPDHQDMELVCIVQNPADQKNVSTRVTSCSNKGNRGITPISRKHIIILILIPTLILLITIAVILTWMKHKGSSEPKGNSNAEINYIEVTTQRREDNQPQDVLLHLN; this comes from the exons GAGGAGAAGCCAATATCCCAGTCCACCATCCGGCTCTACTACACGGCTCTGTCAGTATTTCTTATCCCCCTTCACAGAAGATGGGAACAATTAAGATAATTACCTGGAGGTTTGTTGAGAACGAAACACGTATCACAATAATTGACACCACAGAGAGGCCGTATTATATATATCCATCACAGTTCAGGAACCGTGTACTGATGTCTGAGGACTTATATACAATGACTATAATGGATCTCACCAAGGAGGACGGAGGGATTTACACTATTGATATTACAGATACAAATGGAAGAACAGATTTCTATTCATTCAATGTCACCATCTTTG AGCCTGCTCCCCGGCCGACCATAGCGACTCATGTAAAGGAGGGAACCAGAGAACAATGTAATATCACCCTCCATTGTTCTGTCCCATCACACACATCAGATCTGTCCTACACCTGGAAATACAAACCTCAGAACTCTACATATCAGCTGTATGGTGATGGAAGCACCATCCAGATATCACTATCCCCGGATCACCAGGACATGGAGCTTGTGTGTATCGTCCAGAACCCGGCCGACCAGAAGAACGTCTCTACCAGAGTAACATCCTGCAGTAATAAAG GGAATAGAGGCATTACTCCGATCTCTAGGAAGCACATTATCATACTAATTTTAATCCCAACACTAATCTTATTGATTACAATAGCAGTAATACTTACCTGGATGAAACACAAGGGAAGTAGCG AACCCAAAGGAAACAGTAATGCAGAAATAAATTACATTGAGGTGACAACACAACGACGAGAAGACAATCAG cctcaggatgttctgcttcacctcaattga
- the LOC138638785 gene encoding SLAM family member 7-like isoform X6 — MAYSPEWLFPFTSMEPLQIGGEANIPVHHPALLHGSVSISYPPSQKMGTIKIITWRFVENETRITIIDTTERPYYIYPSQFRNRVLMSEDLYTMTIMDLTKEDGGIYTIDITDTNGRTDFYSFNVTIFEPAPRPTIATHVKEGTREQCNITLHCSVPSHTSDLSYTWKYKPQNSTYQLYGDGSTIQISLSPDHQDMELVCIVQNPADQKNVSTRVTSCSNKGNRGITPISRKHIIILILIPTLILLITIAVILTWMKHKGSSGS; from the exons GAGGAGAAGCCAATATCCCAGTCCACCATCCGGCTCTACTACACGGCTCTGTCAGTATTTCTTATCCCCCTTCACAGAAGATGGGAACAATTAAGATAATTACCTGGAGGTTTGTTGAGAACGAAACACGTATCACAATAATTGACACCACAGAGAGGCCGTATTATATATATCCATCACAGTTCAGGAACCGTGTACTGATGTCTGAGGACTTATATACAATGACTATAATGGATCTCACCAAGGAGGACGGAGGGATTTACACTATTGATATTACAGATACAAATGGAAGAACAGATTTCTATTCATTCAATGTCACCATCTTTG AGCCTGCTCCCCGGCCGACCATAGCGACTCATGTAAAGGAGGGAACCAGAGAACAATGTAATATCACCCTCCATTGTTCTGTCCCATCACACACATCAGATCTGTCCTACACCTGGAAATACAAACCTCAGAACTCTACATATCAGCTGTATGGTGATGGAAGCACCATCCAGATATCACTATCCCCGGATCACCAGGACATGGAGCTTGTGTGTATCGTCCAGAACCCGGCCGACCAGAAGAACGTCTCTACCAGAGTAACATCCTGCAGTAATAAAG GGAATAGAGGCATTACTCCGATCTCTAGGAAGCACATTATCATACTAATTTTAATCCCAACACTAATCTTATTGATTACAATAGCAGTAATACTTACCTGGATGAAACACAAGGGAAGTAGCG GATCTTGA
- the LOC138638785 gene encoding CD48 antigen-like isoform X3, with protein MAYSPEWLFPFTSMEPLQIGGEANIPVHHPALLHGSVSISYPPSQKMGTIKIITWRFVENETRITIIDTTERPYYIYPSQFRNRVLMSEDLYTMTIMDLTKEDGGIYTIDITDTNGRTDFYSFNVTIFEPAPRPTIATHVKEGTREQCNITLHCSVPSHTSDLSYTWKYKPQNSTYQLYGDGSTIQISLSPDHQDMELVCIVQNPADQKNVSTRVTSCSNKGNRGITPISRKHIIILILIPTLILLITIAVILTWMKHKGSSEPKGNSNAEINYIEVTTQRREDNQPQDVLLHLN; from the exons GAGGAGAAGCCAATATCCCAGTCCACCATCCGGCTCTACTACACGGCTCTGTCAGTATTTCTTATCCCCCTTCACAGAAGATGGGAACAATTAAGATAATTACCTGGAGGTTTGTTGAGAACGAAACACGTATCACAATAATTGACACCACAGAGAGGCCGTATTATATATATCCATCACAGTTCAGGAACCGTGTACTGATGTCTGAGGACTTATATACAATGACTATAATGGATCTCACCAAGGAGGACGGAGGGATTTACACTATTGATATTACAGATACAAATGGAAGAACAGATTTCTATTCATTCAATGTCACCATCTTTG AGCCTGCTCCCCGGCCGACCATAGCGACTCATGTAAAGGAGGGAACCAGAGAACAATGTAATATCACCCTCCATTGTTCTGTCCCATCACACACATCAGATCTGTCCTACACCTGGAAATACAAACCTCAGAACTCTACATATCAGCTGTATGGTGATGGAAGCACCATCCAGATATCACTATCCCCGGATCACCAGGACATGGAGCTTGTGTGTATCGTCCAGAACCCGGCCGACCAGAAGAACGTCTCTACCAGAGTAACATCCTGCAGTAATAAAG GGAATAGAGGCATTACTCCGATCTCTAGGAAGCACATTATCATACTAATTTTAATCCCAACACTAATCTTATTGATTACAATAGCAGTAATACTTACCTGGATGAAACACAAGGGAAGTAGCG AACCCAAAGGAAACAGTAATGCAGAAATAAATTACATTGAGGTGACAACACAACGACGAGAAGACAATCAG cctcaggatgttctgcttcacctcaattga